From the Diceros bicornis minor isolate mBicDic1 chromosome 19, mDicBic1.mat.cur, whole genome shotgun sequence genome, one window contains:
- the TP53TG5 gene encoding TP53-target gene 5 protein isoform X1, with product MKGEGDEVSMEAADQHHKKWKGSSGGRKNTIPERNLDLPKEMKISGNGKKKMQDKEPQDKIQQPVSKVLERNRLKMVLKNLSLLRLLKSSNPRIQELYSLAKRCWNSLLRVPKILRISSGNNDGCDKVEQNNEELQEAGCSKKKLESKKLESIEEEEEAASPKETQPMEEVGQKNKAQQSPAAVPQKEEQVEPEVPTTSRSHGLTPCPGAQRKQPPTGGSRVVFLKTYLHRTPMEDGKQLEAANQWVWFEGLPTRVHLPGPRVMCRSSTLRWVKRCCTRFCSASLELPMCHPYRV from the exons ATGAAGGGGGAAGGAGACGAGGTCTCCATGGAAGCAG CAGATCAGCACCACAAGAAATGGAAAGGAAGTTCTGGAGGCAGAAAGAATACCATACCAGAGAGAAACCTGGATCTACCTAAAGAAATGAAGATCtctggaaatggaaagaaaaag atgCAAGATAAGGAACCACAGGACAAGATTCAGCAGCCTGTCAGCAAAGTACTTGAGCGGAACCGACTTAAAATG GTGTTAAAAAACTTGTCGCTCTTGAGGCTACTCAAGAGCTCGAACCCCCGGATCCAAGAACTGTATAGCCTGGCCAAAAGGTGTTGGAATTCACTGCTCAGAGTTCCGAAGATCCTCAGGATCTCCTCTGG GAACAACGATGGCTGCGATAAAGTGGAACAAAACAATGAAGAGCTCCAGGAGGCTGGGTGCTCCAAGAAGAAACTGGAGTCCAAGAAATTAGAGTccatagaggaggaggaggaagctgcGTCTCCTAAGGAGACACAGCCCATGGAGGAGGTGGGGCAGAAGAACAAGGCCCAGCAGTCACCTGCAGCAGTGCCACAGAAAGAAGAGCAGGTCGAGCCTGAGGTCCCAACGACATCAAGGAGTCATGGCCTGACCCCttgccctggagcccagaggaAGCAGCCACCCACTGGGGGCTCCCGAGTCGTCTTCCTCAAGACCTACCTGCACAGAACTCCCATGGAGGATGGGAAGCAGCTGGAAGCAGCTAACCAGTGGGTCTGGTTTGAGGGGCTGCCCACACGAGTCCACCTCCCAGGGCCCCGAGTGATGTGCAGATCATCCACCCTGCGCTGGGTCAAGCGCTGCTGCACCCGTTTCTGCTCTGCGTCACTTGAGCTGCCTATGTGCCATCCATACCGGGTGTGA
- the DBNDD2 gene encoding dysbindin domain-containing protein 2: MDPTPRATLERQQLRLRERQKFFEDILQPETEFVFPLSHLHLESQRPPIGSISSMEVNVDTLEQVELIDLGDQDGADVFLPCEDPPATPQTSGVDHHSEELSLPMPMLDRTTSRTSSSSSDSSTNLHSPNPSDGGADTPLAQSDEEEGGGVEGAEPGACS, from the exons ATGGACCCAACTCCTCGGGCAACCCTGGAGCGCCAACAGCTCCGCCTTCGGGAGCGGCAGAAATTCTTTGAGGACATTTTACAGCCAGAGACCGAGTTTGTCTTCCCTCTGTCCCACCTGCATCTCGAGTCGCAGAGAC CCCCCATAGGTAGTATCTCATCCATGGAAGTGAATGTGGACACGCTGGAGCAAGTGGAACTTATTGACCTCGGGGATCAGGATGGAGCAGACGTGTTCTTGCCTTGTGAAGATCCTCCAGCCACCCCCCAGACGTCTG GGGTGGACCACCATTCAGAGGAGCTGAGCCTGCCAATGCCCATGCTAGACAGGACCACATCCCGCACCTCCTCTTCATCTTCTGACTCGTCCACCAACCTGCACAGCCCAAATCCTAGTGACGGCGGAGCAGACACGCCCTTGGCACAATCTGACGAAGAGGAGGGTGGGGGTGTTGAaggggcagagcctggagcctgcAGCTAG
- the TP53TG5 gene encoding TP53-target gene 5 protein isoform X2, with protein MKGEGDEVSMEADQHHKKWKGSSGGRKNTIPERNLDLPKEMKISGNGKKKMQDKEPQDKIQQPVSKVLERNRLKMVLKNLSLLRLLKSSNPRIQELYSLAKRCWNSLLRVPKILRISSGNNDGCDKVEQNNEELQEAGCSKKKLESKKLESIEEEEEAASPKETQPMEEVGQKNKAQQSPAAVPQKEEQVEPEVPTTSRSHGLTPCPGAQRKQPPTGGSRVVFLKTYLHRTPMEDGKQLEAANQWVWFEGLPTRVHLPGPRVMCRSSTLRWVKRCCTRFCSASLELPMCHPYRV; from the exons ATGAAGGGGGAAGGAGACGAGGTCTCCATGGAAGCAG ATCAGCACCACAAGAAATGGAAAGGAAGTTCTGGAGGCAGAAAGAATACCATACCAGAGAGAAACCTGGATCTACCTAAAGAAATGAAGATCtctggaaatggaaagaaaaag atgCAAGATAAGGAACCACAGGACAAGATTCAGCAGCCTGTCAGCAAAGTACTTGAGCGGAACCGACTTAAAATG GTGTTAAAAAACTTGTCGCTCTTGAGGCTACTCAAGAGCTCGAACCCCCGGATCCAAGAACTGTATAGCCTGGCCAAAAGGTGTTGGAATTCACTGCTCAGAGTTCCGAAGATCCTCAGGATCTCCTCTGG GAACAACGATGGCTGCGATAAAGTGGAACAAAACAATGAAGAGCTCCAGGAGGCTGGGTGCTCCAAGAAGAAACTGGAGTCCAAGAAATTAGAGTccatagaggaggaggaggaagctgcGTCTCCTAAGGAGACACAGCCCATGGAGGAGGTGGGGCAGAAGAACAAGGCCCAGCAGTCACCTGCAGCAGTGCCACAGAAAGAAGAGCAGGTCGAGCCTGAGGTCCCAACGACATCAAGGAGTCATGGCCTGACCCCttgccctggagcccagaggaAGCAGCCACCCACTGGGGGCTCCCGAGTCGTCTTCCTCAAGACCTACCTGCACAGAACTCCCATGGAGGATGGGAAGCAGCTGGAAGCAGCTAACCAGTGGGTCTGGTTTGAGGGGCTGCCCACACGAGTCCACCTCCCAGGGCCCCGAGTGATGTGCAGATCATCCACCCTGCGCTGGGTCAAGCGCTGCTGCACCCGTTTCTGCTCTGCGTCACTTGAGCTGCCTATGTGCCATCCATACCGGGTGTGA
- the TP53TG5 gene encoding TP53-target gene 5 protein isoform X3 gives MQDKEPQDKIQQPVSKVLERNRLKMVLKNLSLLRLLKSSNPRIQELYSLAKRCWNSLLRVPKILRISSGNNDGCDKVEQNNEELQEAGCSKKKLESKKLESIEEEEEAASPKETQPMEEVGQKNKAQQSPAAVPQKEEQVEPEVPTTSRSHGLTPCPGAQRKQPPTGGSRVVFLKTYLHRTPMEDGKQLEAANQWVWFEGLPTRVHLPGPRVMCRSSTLRWVKRCCTRFCSASLELPMCHPYRV, from the exons atgCAAGATAAGGAACCACAGGACAAGATTCAGCAGCCTGTCAGCAAAGTACTTGAGCGGAACCGACTTAAAATG GTGTTAAAAAACTTGTCGCTCTTGAGGCTACTCAAGAGCTCGAACCCCCGGATCCAAGAACTGTATAGCCTGGCCAAAAGGTGTTGGAATTCACTGCTCAGAGTTCCGAAGATCCTCAGGATCTCCTCTGG GAACAACGATGGCTGCGATAAAGTGGAACAAAACAATGAAGAGCTCCAGGAGGCTGGGTGCTCCAAGAAGAAACTGGAGTCCAAGAAATTAGAGTccatagaggaggaggaggaagctgcGTCTCCTAAGGAGACACAGCCCATGGAGGAGGTGGGGCAGAAGAACAAGGCCCAGCAGTCACCTGCAGCAGTGCCACAGAAAGAAGAGCAGGTCGAGCCTGAGGTCCCAACGACATCAAGGAGTCATGGCCTGACCCCttgccctggagcccagaggaAGCAGCCACCCACTGGGGGCTCCCGAGTCGTCTTCCTCAAGACCTACCTGCACAGAACTCCCATGGAGGATGGGAAGCAGCTGGAAGCAGCTAACCAGTGGGTCTGGTTTGAGGGGCTGCCCACACGAGTCCACCTCCCAGGGCCCCGAGTGATGTGCAGATCATCCACCCTGCGCTGGGTCAAGCGCTGCTGCACCCGTTTCTGCTCTGCGTCACTTGAGCTGCCTATGTGCCATCCATACCGGGTGTGA